Proteins encoded in a region of the Trypanosoma brucei brucei TREU927 chromosome 5, complete sequence genome:
- a CDS encoding methyltransferase, putative, translating to MLFFCWFACSPTLTPFCVAELQSAASALGETIELLHRPPWLHADSTLSLFCVFEAASVDVVRGVAARCMLVRAIYQLIAAAATMEGLLLVCESHCRNVSITAFEHTSDQLNIHKNCVHGVCGAADAADGRAGGSKVAHGSGGAKCDNNPASNMSGNDGSDSAIAFTDKTVLSCYSTRAGCNGVGECSRCVYNRDSLVGPPLLKQLYQVSQVSIPHKVKEGEEMGRRGSDTNINAADTKGHGADKRDAVSVRVETVGRHYSAEEKDALAIRLADAIGISLSATCGCKKQKSEKDEEVRESGLPCEDIFLILEHAVENAPPGAKAGWSPSGPVQRVLCGTFVVGSSRQGLLTRYSLQCRPYIGTTSMPPEPAFVMAHLACVRRGSFVFDPFAGTCGVLVAAAHYGAVTFAGDVDGRAMQRGTQRGLRSAQQRQQRAAAVRALGEEALQRAGVPLEEALEGPTVRTNFKIYGLNPPERVRMNFALWEKTLRLRGWGRGGSLKNVAANFEGFGSTANGPCISNVTNDVSRDGSNDASNNVSDGLGMAAVSEARLCEGFLDAIVTDPPYGIREPRKSAAPKQTNTVAMSTGDNEGRGRVAVTSHNDEGNKGSGGNAHRLREISEDGSGQQSTGKVLNETPIYLNTELSMKNTSNARDTCGERRDDEGCENQMNDDARSAKTTAVETPSTSYAVSDIVLDLMLFAAEALVMGGRLVLWYPSSSVHYCSEELPSHPSLQLLYNIPQRVSLKIVRRLLVFVKTHPPPAVRPVREMCMGSSGVPDLRELMDQTELPDNEAYMHYREKLMRKRVASQRFHSAQLDRGITGGNKCDVRKDENKEDGGGEICSSVPGVLEVAGGALASPSLVQSSPSLYFPETSAAVCTSETRRNRMTKRERRELIVLNRERKLLKQHLEKQQQHNRHQPAPQNEKE from the coding sequence atgttatttttttgttggtttgctTGTTCCCCAACTCTTACACCGTTTTGTGTAGCTGAACTTCAGTCCGCGGCTTCAGCGCTTGGGGAGACCATTGAACTTCTCCACCGTCCTCCATGGCTCCACGCAGATTCAACACTTTCActattttgtgtttttgaggCCGCATCGGTGGATGTTGTCCGTGGCGTAGCCGCTCGCTGCATGCTGGTGAGAGCAATTTATCAACTCATCGCGGCGGCTGCCACAATGGAAGGGTTGTTACTCGTCTGTGAGAGTCACTGCCGTAATGTTTCCATCACTGCTTTCGAGCACACTTCTGATCAGTTGAACATTCACAAGAACTGTGTTCATGGGGTATGCGGTGCCGCTGACGCTGCCGATGGTCGTGCTGGTGGCAGCAAAGTTGCACATGGTTCGGGTGGAGCCAAATGCGATAACAACCCTGCTTCCAATATGAGCGGCAACGATGGTAGTGATAGCGCCATTGCCTTCACCGATAAGACTGTTTTGAGTTGTTATTCTACACGTGCTGGGTGCAACGGTGTAGGGGAATGTAGCCGCTGTGTGTATAATCGCGACTCGTTGGTAGGGCCCCCGTTACTGAAGCAGTTGTATCAAGTTAGTCAGGTATCGATACCGCATAAggtaaaagagggggaggaaatgggAAGGAGAGGCTCCGATACCAACATCAACGCTGCTGACACCAAAGGTCATGGTGCCGACAAAAGAGATGCCGTTTCTGTGCGTGTGGAAACGGTGGGACGCCACTACTCTGCTGAGGAGAAGGACGCCCTCGCTATTCGTTTGGCTGATGCTATTGGAATATCACTTAGCGCCACTTGTGGCTgtaagaaacagaaaagtgaGAAGGACGAGGAGGTCAGAGAAAGCGGGCTTCCTTGTGAAGacatttttttgattttggaGCATGCGGTGGAAAACGCACCACCGGGAGCTAAGGCCGGGTGGAGTCCGTCGGGTCCCGTCCAGCGGGTTCTCTGTggcacttttgttgttggatcTTCCCGTCAGGGTCTTCTCACCCGCTACAGCCTTCAGTGCCGGCCTTATATTGGGACCACTTCTATGCCACCTGAGCCTGCTTTTGTAATGGCTCATCTTGCGTGCGTTCGCCGTGGTAGTTTTGTATTCGACCCCTTCGCCGGGACATGCGGTGTTTTGGTGGCGGCGGCCCACTACGGTGCCGTAACATTCGCTGGTGATGTTGACGGTCGGGCAATGCAGCGGGGAACCCAACGGGGGTTGCGGAGTGCACAACAGCGACAACAGCGGGCTGCAGCAGTGCGAGCTTTAGGGGAGGAGGCTCTTCAACGTGCCGGTGTTCCACTGGAGGAGGCACTTGAGGGTCCCACCGTTAGGACGAATTTTAAGATTTACGGTTTGAATCCACCAGAACGGGTGCGGATGAATTTTGCACTATGGGAAAAGACTCTACGCCTGAGGGGTTGGGGACGTGGCGGCTCTCTTAAAAATGTTGCCGCGAATTTCGAGGGTTTTGGGAGCACTGCCAACGGTCCATGCATCAGTAATGTTACGAATGATGTTAGCCGTGATGGCAGCAATGACGCAAGCAACAACGTCAGTGACGGGTTGGGCATGGCAGCCGTGAGTGAAGCGCGCTTGTGCGAGGGGTTTCTTGACGCCATCGTAACGGATCCTCCGTACGGTATACGTGAGCCACGTAAAAGTGCAGCACCGAAGCAAACGAATACTGTGGCGATGAGTACGGGTGATAACGAGGGACGAGGGCGTGTGGCGGTGACATCACATAATGATGAGGGAAATAAAGGCAGCGGAGGAAATGCTCACAGGCTGCGTGAAATTAGTGAGGATGGTAGTGGGCAGCAATCGACGGGGAAGGTGTTGAACGAAACGCCAATCTACTTGAATACTGAACTCTCCATGAAAAATACTTCTAACGCTAGAGACACCTGTGGCGAGCGACGCGATGATGAAGGATGTGAGAATCAAATGAATGATGATGCAAGGTCAGCCAAAACCACAGCAGTTGAGACGCCATCAACCTCCTACGCCGTCAGTGACATTGTGCTGGATCTCATGTTATTTGCTGCGGAGGCTCTGGTAATGGGAGGCCGTCTCGTGTTATGGTATCCAAGTAGTAGTGTACATTACTGCAGCGAGGAGCTTCCATCTCACCCTTCGCTTCAGTTGTTATACAATATCCCGCAGCGCGTTTCCTTAAAAATTGTACGCCGTTTGCTTGTCTTTGTGAAGACGCATCCCCCACCTGCTGTCAGGCCGGTTCGGGAAATGTGCATGGGCTCAAGTGGAGTCCCTGACTTGAGAGAGTTGATGGACCAGACGGAACTTCCGGATAATGAAGCGTACATGCATTACCGAGAGAAGCTTATGCGAAAACGTGTGGCGTCGCAGCGGTTTCACTCAGCACAGTTGGATAGGGGAATAACTGGAGGAAATAAGTGCGATGTGCGGAAGGATGAAAATAAGGaggatggtggtggtgaaatATGCTCATCGGTGCCCGGGGTATTGGAGGTTGCGGGAGGTGCGTTAGCATCTCCATCATTGGTGCAGTCATCACCCTCGCTTTATTTTCCTGAAACCTCAGCAGCGGTTTGCACGAGTGAGACACGGCGGAATCGCATGACGAAGCGAGAGCGGCGGGAGCTTATCGTGTTAAACAGGGAACGAAAGTTGCTGAAACAACATTTggagaaacaacagcaacataaTCGACATCAGCCAGCACCgcaaaatgaaaaggaataa